The nucleotide window CGTAAGAGCCACAAAGGAAGGGGTTGAATATGCAGACAGTTATGCAGTTTGCTGCCCTGTAGTCCCGGAAAAAGCGGTAGCCAAGTACTCAAACGGTGTACTTAAAGTAACAGTACCTTATCAGCAGCCATTTGAGAATGCGGTAGACGTAAAAATCGAGTAAGTCAATTTGGACTTTACGCAGTTGAGCCGAGAAATCAATCGAATTAAACCTAAATAGTTTAAACAGAATAGTTTAAACAGATTTTCGATATATTTTTGTAATTAATTATTTAACTGCGTAAGAGTCCAAAATTATAATGTACAGTTTCGTAAAAAGAGGTTTATAAATGAGGAAAATGACAGAACAGCATCTTATTAACGCATTCGGAGGAGAAAGCCAGGCACACATGAGATATTTACATTTTGGAAACCAGGCCGAAAAAGAAAAGTACGATAATGTAGCTCGTTTATTTCGTGCAATTGCCCATGCAGAATATGTACATGCAGGAGACCATTACCGGGAGTTAAGACATCTCGATGGAGGATTTGTTGCAAATAGTATGGCAGCTTTTGGCCCTGGCGATTCCGTAAAGAATCTTAAGCTGGCTATTGCCGGTGAAACATATGAAATCGAAGAAATGTACCCTACATATATTGAAGTTGCAAAGTTCCAGGGAGAAAAAGGCGCACAAAGGAGTTTCGAATGGTCATACGCCAGTGAGAAACTGCATAAACAGCTTTTTGAAAGAGCATTAGAGGAAGTTAACTCCGGAAAGGACATTGAACTAGACACAATCCAGGTTTGCGAAGTATGTGGGTATACTCTTGAAGGAGAAGCACCCGACAGATGTCCTGTGTGTGGCGCATTAAAAGATAAATTTACTCCATTTAAATAAATGAGTGATAATTGTTTTTCCTGAGTCGGTTTTCCAGAAATTAATCCGGGATTTTATTATTTGTCTCCCTGTTTTCAATCCACTCAGTAATTCTAGGCCAGAGAGACAATGATATTATCATGGAAATTACAAAAACAAAAATCGAACCTGCAGCCATGTCTACATGGGTGTAGGCTGTTTCTCCTCTTGAAACGTTGGTTAAAAGAGCTCCGGAAAGAAAAAGTACATCAAGTACTATCGAAGTGGCAAGACTTAGCAGAAGTACTACTTTTGGCTTGTTATCTGTGGAACCGAATTTTACCATATAAATCTCCCATTTTAACTTTCCTGTTTAATTTTTTGATTAAGTTTTCTTTTTTAAATATCAGGACTTACGCAGATGAACTGAAAATCAATAGCATCAAACTATTAACTGTCTAGAATATGGCTTTATTAACTATCTGGAATATGGCTTCAATCTCCAGTCTTTGTCATAATTGATTTTGTTTCTCACCTGCGTAAGTCCTAAATGCTAAAACTGAAATGATCTGAGTTATTTGCTTAAAGTTTGCTTCTTTTCATTAGCAAGGAATTGGTAGTTACCGAGACCGAACTGAGAGCCATGAAAGCAGCGGCAAGTTCAGGTGTAATCAGGATTCTGTGAACGAAGGGGTAAAGGATTCCGGCTGCAATTGGAATTCCTATCGTGTTATATCCAAAAGCCCATAGAAGGTTCTGTTTGATCTTGTTTATGGTAAGCCGGCTAAGCTTAATAGCTGCGACCACATCTCTTGGGTCATTTTTGATAAGCACAATTTTTGCGGATTCCATTGCTACATCCGTACCTGCCCCCATTGCAATTCCAACATCTGACTGAATTAACGCAGGAGCATCATTAATGCCGTCACCCACCATTCCGACAAGGTTACCCTCTTCCTGAAGCTTTTTAATTTCATTGGCTTTGTCTTCAGGAAGTACCTCTGCCAGTACTCTGGAAATACCTACCTCTTTTGCTATTGCACTGGCTGTAACAGCATTGTCGCCAGTAATCATAACTACTTCCAGACCCATTTTCTTAAGAGTTTCAACAGCCTCTCTTGAATTTTCCTTCAGGGTGTCAGCAACTGCAACAAGGCCAATAATTTCTTCTCCGAAAGCCACGAGCATTGCAGTCTTTCCGCTTTTCTCAAAGGCCCGCATTTCAGCTTCTAATTCTTTAAAGGAAATTCCCTTTTCTTCCATAAGTTTTCGCGTGCCGAGCAAAATTCTTTTTTCTTCAAAGTATGCTTCTACTCCTTTTCCGGGAACGGAATGGAAGTTTTCTGCCTTTTCCGGGCTGATCCCCTGCTCTTCGGCCGCTTTTACAATAGCTTCCCCAAGAGGATGTTCGGATCCTCTCTCAGCCGTTGCTGCAATAAAAAGTACACTCTTTTCCTCGTGACCGGAAACGGCGACCAAATCTGTCAGTTTCGGAGTGCCTGCCGTAAGCGTGCCTGTTTTGTCGAAAACAATAGTATGAAGTTTGTGCGCTCTCTCAAGGGCTTCCCCACCTTTTATAAGAACCCCGTTCTCAGCACCTCTACCCGTACCAACCATAATGGCTGCAGGAGTTGCAAGCCCTACTGCACACGGGCATGAGATTACAAGGACAGTAATCGCTATAAGCAGGGAAAACAGGAATGGGCTGATTCCACCCAGAGTTACGGATTCTCCCACTCCATAACGCCAGTAACCTATGAAAAACCAGAAGAAAAAGGCCAGAAGCGAAATAATATGCACGGTTACTATGAAGTTTCCGGCAAAAACGTCTGCAACCCTCTGGATAGGAGCTTTCGTAGTCTGCGCAGTTTCAACAAGCCTGATTATCTGGGCAAGGGCAGTATCAGCCCCAACCTTTGTAGCCCGAAAATTGAAAGAGCCTGTCTTGTTAAGAGTGGACCCTATAACGGTATCACCGGGTATTTTCTCTACAGGGATGCTTTCTCCGGTAAGCATGGACTCATCTACTGCAGAACTTCCCTCAACTACCGTTCCGTCAACAGGAATCTTTTCTCCGGGCCGGACAACAACAATATCGCCAACTGCCACTTCTTCAACAGGTACCTCCTTTTCAATGCCGTTTACAAGGATTCTGGAAGTTTTTGCCCTGAGGCCCATCAGTTTTCTAATTGCTTCGGAGGTCTGGCCCCTTGCCCTTGCCTCAAGATACCTGCCAAGGACAATGAAAATAATCAGAAAAGCTACAGTGTCATAGTAAAGATTATTATACCCTGGACCAAGATCAAGAAATGTTGCTGCTACACTGATAAGGTAGGCAGACCCTGTCCCTGCTGCAATCAGCAGATTCATGTCAGTTACGCCATACTTGAACCCCTTAATAGCCCCGACAAAAAACTGTCTGCCAGGGAAAAGGAGAACAAGAGTGGACAGTACAAAAAGAACGATATGATTGGAAAGGAAATCAGGTACAAATGACAGGAAAGGAAACATCATGCTCATGTTTCCTAGCCCTATTGGAATCCCTAGAACAAGAGCAATAATCAGGTTATTTCTCTGTCTTCGGATCTCGGAATCCCTGGACATCTGCTCTCTGTCTTCATACTCAACAGCTTCAGTCTTAACAAACGCCCCATAGCCAATTCCCTGAACTGCGGCAATTATTTCTCTGACAGAGACGCGGGAGGAGTCAAACTCCACAACTGCCTTTTCAAGCGGGAAATTTACGGATGCTGAAATTACGCCTTCAATCCTGTTAAGGACTTTCTCGATATTTGCAGCACAGGAAGCACAGCTCATACCTTCAAGACTCAGAGTTACAGTGTCTTTTTCTACCTTATATCCGATAGATTCGATAGTTTCCTCAA belongs to Methanosarcina barkeri 3 and includes:
- a CDS encoding rubrerythrin family protein, which produces MRKMTEQHLINAFGGESQAHMRYLHFGNQAEKEKYDNVARLFRAIAHAEYVHAGDHYRELRHLDGGFVANSMAAFGPGDSVKNLKLAIAGETYEIEEMYPTYIEVAKFQGEKGAQRSFEWSYASEKLHKQLFERALEEVNSGKDIELDTIQVCEVCGYTLEGEAPDRCPVCGALKDKFTPFK
- a CDS encoding heavy metal translocating P-type ATPase, whose protein sequence is MEVTIKVYDMTCGHCQKRVTDAISSLEGVESVDVNLESESATVSFDPEKVSLDDIKAAIRKAGYPTENENEVQEEARTEVLGTIEIGEETSKTPESALEEPKESKEVPQTCPLTETCELTEEETRNSGPKTGRKEITLGVSGMTCSACASNIERVLKKKAGVDSVVVNLELGRAKVGFEPSLISPKEIEETIESIGYKVEKDTVTLSLEGMSCASCAANIEKVLNRIEGVISASVNFPLEKAVVEFDSSRVSVREIIAAVQGIGYGAFVKTEAVEYEDREQMSRDSEIRRQRNNLIIALVLGIPIGLGNMSMMFPFLSFVPDFLSNHIVLFVLSTLVLLFPGRQFFVGAIKGFKYGVTDMNLLIAAGTGSAYLISVAATFLDLGPGYNNLYYDTVAFLIIFIVLGRYLEARARGQTSEAIRKLMGLRAKTSRILVNGIEKEVPVEEVAVGDIVVVRPGEKIPVDGTVVEGSSAVDESMLTGESIPVEKIPGDTVIGSTLNKTGSFNFRATKVGADTALAQIIRLVETAQTTKAPIQRVADVFAGNFIVTVHIISLLAFFFWFFIGYWRYGVGESVTLGGISPFLFSLLIAITVLVISCPCAVGLATPAAIMVGTGRGAENGVLIKGGEALERAHKLHTIVFDKTGTLTAGTPKLTDLVAVSGHEEKSVLFIAATAERGSEHPLGEAIVKAAEEQGISPEKAENFHSVPGKGVEAYFEEKRILLGTRKLMEEKGISFKELEAEMRAFEKSGKTAMLVAFGEEIIGLVAVADTLKENSREAVETLKKMGLEVVMITGDNAVTASAIAKEVGISRVLAEVLPEDKANEIKKLQEEGNLVGMVGDGINDAPALIQSDVGIAMGAGTDVAMESAKIVLIKNDPRDVVAAIKLSRLTINKIKQNLLWAFGYNTIGIPIAAGILYPFVHRILITPELAAAFMALSSVSVTTNSLLMKRSKL
- a CDS encoding Hsp20/alpha crystallin family protein; its protein translation is MADTLKVSPSICAYPDDKYENLEIEVILPGVDKKDISFKVTEDGFYVRATKEGVEYADSYAVCCPVVPEKAVAKYSNGVLKVTVPYQQPFENAVDVKIE